Proteins from a single region of Streptomyces sp. HUAS 15-9:
- a CDS encoding RidA family protein: MTERRAVLSGSVFEEQIGYARAVIDGDWVHVSGTTGFDYTTMRISEDVVEQAEQCLRNIGDALAEAGCGFSDVVRVRYLLPEREDFEPCWPALRRVFGEVRPAATMMVCGLADPRMRIEIEVYARRPSRAAVAS, from the coding sequence ATGACGGAGCGGCGTGCGGTACTCAGTGGTTCGGTGTTCGAGGAGCAGATCGGGTATGCGCGGGCGGTGATCGACGGCGACTGGGTGCACGTCTCCGGCACCACCGGGTTCGACTACACGACCATGAGGATCTCCGAGGACGTGGTGGAGCAGGCCGAGCAGTGTCTGCGGAACATCGGCGACGCGCTGGCCGAGGCGGGGTGCGGGTTCTCCGATGTCGTACGGGTGCGGTATCTGCTGCCCGAGCGGGAGGACTTCGAGCCGTGCTGGCCGGCGTTGCGGCGGGTGTTCGGCGAGGTACGGCCGGCGGCGACGATGATGGTGTGCGGGCTCGCGGATCCCCGGATGCGGATCGAGATCGAGGTGTATGCGCGACGGCCCTCGCGGGCGGCGGTGGCCTCGTAG
- the pdxH gene encoding pyridoxamine 5'-phosphate oxidase, whose protein sequence is MRKHYRVEGFEESDLAAHPMDQFTLWFEQAARAAAGGTIYEPNAMVVSTADAEGRPSSRTVLMKQYDTQGFVFYTNYDSRKARDLAANPYVSLLFPWHPIARQVIVTGTARRTGRDETAAYFRTRPHGSQLGAWASAQSSVISSRTELDASYAELSARYPEGEQVPVPPHWGGFRVAPRVMEFWQGRNNRLHDRLRYVAEPDGSWRVERLSP, encoded by the coding sequence ATGCGCAAGCACTACCGGGTCGAAGGCTTCGAGGAGAGCGATCTCGCCGCCCACCCCATGGACCAGTTCACCCTCTGGTTCGAACAGGCCGCACGGGCCGCCGCGGGCGGCACGATCTACGAGCCCAACGCCATGGTCGTCTCCACGGCGGACGCCGAGGGCCGTCCCAGCTCACGCACGGTCCTGATGAAGCAGTACGACACGCAGGGCTTCGTCTTCTACACGAACTACGACTCCCGCAAGGCGCGGGACCTCGCCGCGAACCCGTACGTCTCCCTGCTCTTCCCCTGGCATCCCATCGCCCGCCAGGTCATCGTCACCGGCACCGCCCGCCGCACGGGGCGGGACGAGACGGCCGCGTACTTCCGCACCCGCCCCCACGGCTCCCAGCTGGGCGCCTGGGCCAGCGCCCAGTCCTCGGTGATCTCCTCACGGACCGAACTCGACGCCTCCTACGCCGAACTCTCCGCCCGCTACCCCGAGGGCGAACAGGTCCCGGTCCCCCCGCACTGGGGCGGCTTCCGCGTCGCGCCCCGCGTGATGGAGTTCTGGCAGGGCCGGAACAACCGCCTCCACGACCGCCTGCGTTACGTCGCCGAACCGGACGGCTCCTGGAGGGTGGAACGCCTGAGCCCGTGA
- a CDS encoding citrate synthase 2, with the protein MSDFVPGLEGVVAFETEIAEPDKEGGALRYRGVDIEDLVGHVSFGNVWGLLVDGAFNPGLPPAEPFPIPVHSGDIRVDVQSALAMLAPVWGLKPLLDIDEEQARDDLARAAVMALSYVAQSARGQGLPMVPQREIDKAHSVVERFMIRWRGEPDPKHVAAVDAYWTSAAEHGMNASTFTARVIASTGADVAAALSGAVGAMSGPLHGGAPSRVLGMIEEIERTGDAEAYVKRALDQGERLMGFGHRVYRAEDPRARVLRRTARELGAPRFEIAEALEKAALEELHNRRPDRVLATNVEFWAAIMLDFAEVPAHMFTSMFTCARTAGWSAHILEQKRTGRLVRPSARYVGPGPRSPQEVEGYADIAH; encoded by the coding sequence ATGTCCGACTTCGTACCCGGGCTCGAGGGAGTCGTCGCGTTCGAGACGGAGATCGCCGAACCGGACAAGGAGGGTGGCGCCCTGCGCTACCGGGGGGTCGACATCGAGGACCTCGTCGGTCATGTCTCGTTCGGCAACGTCTGGGGGCTCCTGGTGGACGGAGCCTTCAATCCTGGGCTGCCGCCCGCCGAGCCGTTCCCCATTCCCGTCCACTCGGGTGACATCCGGGTGGACGTACAGTCGGCACTCGCCATGCTCGCCCCGGTGTGGGGCCTGAAACCGCTGCTCGACATCGACGAGGAGCAGGCCCGCGACGACCTCGCCCGCGCCGCGGTGATGGCGCTCTCGTACGTCGCCCAGTCCGCCCGCGGGCAGGGCCTGCCCATGGTGCCGCAGCGGGAGATCGACAAGGCGCACTCGGTCGTCGAGCGGTTCATGATCCGCTGGCGGGGCGAGCCCGACCCCAAGCACGTCGCGGCCGTGGACGCCTACTGGACGTCGGCCGCCGAGCACGGCATGAACGCCTCCACCTTCACCGCCCGGGTCATCGCCTCGACCGGCGCCGATGTGGCGGCCGCGCTGTCCGGTGCCGTGGGCGCCATGTCCGGGCCGCTGCACGGCGGTGCCCCGTCCCGGGTCCTCGGGATGATCGAGGAGATCGAGCGGACGGGTGACGCGGAGGCGTACGTCAAGCGGGCCCTGGACCAGGGCGAGCGGCTGATGGGCTTCGGACACCGGGTGTACCGGGCCGAGGACCCGCGCGCGCGGGTGCTGCGCCGTACGGCCCGTGAGCTGGGCGCTCCGCGCTTCGAGATCGCGGAGGCGCTGGAGAAGGCCGCGCTGGAGGAGCTGCACAACCGCCGTCCGGACCGGGTTCTGGCGACGAACGTGGAGTTCTGGGCGGCGATCATGCTGGACTTCGCCGAGGTTCCGGCGCACATGTTCACGTCGATGTTCACCTGCGCCCGTACGGCGGGCTGGTCGGCGCACATCCTTGAGCAGAAGCGGACGGGGCGGCTGGTCCGGCCGTCCGCACGCTATGTGGGGCCGGGGCCGCGCAGCCCGCAGGAGGTCGAGGGCTACGCGGACATCGCCCACTAG
- a CDS encoding isopenicillin N synthase family dioxygenase, with the protein MTTHTATNPSYAQLPIIDLSAADRGPQARALLRAQLHSAAHDVGFFQLVGHGVTRAETDALVSAMRAFFALPVADRLALDNVNSPHFRGYTRTGDERTRGARDWRDQLDIGAERPAHVPAPGEPAYWWLQGPNQWPAALPELRTAALAWIDRLSGVAGRLLHELLAAIGAPADFYDPVFGRSAHPHLKLVRYPGSAGDGIDQGVGAHKDYGFLTLLLQDTVGGLQVQREDGLFHDVPPLEGAFVVNLGELLEVATNGYLIATNHRVVSPPGATERFSVPFFYNPRLDARVEPLPFPHATTAPGITDDPANPLFAEYGYNELKGKLRAHPLVAERHHADLLSPA; encoded by the coding sequence ATGACGACGCACACCGCGACGAACCCGTCGTACGCTCAACTCCCGATCATCGACCTGTCTGCCGCCGACCGCGGCCCCCAGGCCCGAGCCCTCCTCCGAGCCCAGTTGCACAGCGCAGCCCACGACGTCGGCTTCTTCCAGCTCGTCGGGCACGGAGTCACCCGCGCCGAGACCGACGCGCTGGTCAGCGCCATGCGCGCCTTCTTCGCGCTTCCGGTGGCCGACCGGCTCGCCCTCGACAACGTGAACTCGCCCCACTTCCGCGGCTACACCCGCACCGGCGACGAACGCACCCGGGGCGCCCGCGACTGGCGCGACCAGCTCGACATAGGCGCCGAACGACCCGCCCACGTCCCCGCACCGGGCGAGCCCGCCTACTGGTGGCTGCAGGGCCCCAACCAGTGGCCCGCCGCCCTCCCCGAACTGCGCACCGCCGCGCTCGCCTGGATCGACCGGCTCAGCGGCGTCGCCGGCCGGCTCCTGCACGAGCTGCTCGCCGCCATCGGCGCCCCCGCCGACTTCTACGACCCGGTCTTCGGCCGGAGCGCCCACCCGCACCTCAAGCTCGTGCGCTACCCCGGCAGCGCAGGCGACGGCATCGACCAGGGCGTCGGCGCCCACAAGGACTACGGCTTCCTGACCCTGCTGCTCCAGGACACGGTCGGCGGACTGCAGGTCCAGCGCGAGGACGGGCTCTTCCACGACGTGCCGCCGCTGGAGGGCGCCTTCGTGGTCAACCTGGGCGAGCTGCTCGAAGTGGCCACCAACGGCTATCTGATCGCCACCAACCACCGCGTCGTCAGCCCGCCCGGCGCCACCGAGCGCTTCTCCGTCCCGTTCTTCTACAACCCGCGGCTGGACGCCCGGGTGGAGCCGCTGCCCTTCCCGCACGCGACCACCGCCCCGGGCATCACCGACGACCCCGCCAACCCGCTCTTCGCCGAGTACGGCTACAACGAGCTCAAGGGCAAGCTCAGGGCCCACCCGCTGGTGGCGGAACGGCACCACGCGGACCTGCTCAGCCCGGCGTGA
- a CDS encoding TetR/AcrR family transcriptional regulator: MSVSTAESDRLPKQDRSRATRQRLLEAAVACLAERGWAGSTVSVVAERAGVSRGAAQHHFRTREDLFTAAVEYVAEERSTALRALFPEGAADRRAVVSALVGLYTGPLFRAALHLWVAASDEDQLRPRVTELEARVGRETHRIAVELLGADESRPGVREAVQGLLDMARGLGLANLLTDDTGRRERVVAQWTALLESALG, encoded by the coding sequence ATGAGTGTGAGTACGGCCGAAAGCGACCGCCTGCCGAAACAGGACCGCAGCCGGGCCACCAGGCAGCGGCTCTTGGAGGCCGCCGTGGCCTGCCTGGCCGAACGCGGCTGGGCGGGCTCCACGGTCTCCGTCGTCGCGGAACGCGCCGGAGTCTCCCGCGGCGCCGCCCAGCACCACTTCCGCACCCGTGAGGACCTGTTCACCGCGGCCGTCGAGTACGTCGCCGAGGAACGCTCCACGGCCCTGCGCGCCCTGTTCCCCGAGGGCGCCGCCGACCGCCGCGCCGTCGTCTCCGCGCTCGTCGGCCTCTACACCGGCCCCCTCTTCCGCGCCGCCCTCCACCTGTGGGTCGCCGCCTCCGACGAGGACCAGCTGCGACCCCGGGTCACCGAGCTGGAGGCCCGCGTCGGCCGGGAGACCCACCGCATAGCGGTCGAGCTACTGGGCGCCGACGAGTCCCGCCCCGGCGTACGGGAAGCGGTCCAGGGCCTCCTCGACATGGCCCGTGGCCTGGGCCTGGCCAACCTCCTCACGGACGACACGGGCCGCCGCGAGCGGGTGGTGGCCCAGTGGACGGCGCTGCTGGAGAGCGCGCTGGGCTGA
- a CDS encoding enoyl-CoA hydratase family protein, translating into MTLIGRTRARGVETLSLDSADTRNALSAALVGELADALTECAKDGDVRAVILTHSGNTFCAGADLRDPPHPDALVHVLRQIVELRKPVVARVTGHVRAGGLGLLTACDIAAASAASSFAFTEVRIGVAPAVISLPVIPRADPRALARYYLTGERFDAAEAARIGLVTAAGDDVDAVLAPILDGLRRSSPQGLAETKQLLTARVLEAFDRDAADLTALSARLFSSAQAREGMTAFLERRDPSWVM; encoded by the coding sequence GTGACACTGATCGGACGCACGCGCGCGCGTGGCGTCGAAACCCTCAGCCTGGACTCGGCCGACACCCGCAACGCCCTGTCGGCCGCGCTCGTCGGCGAGCTCGCGGACGCGCTGACCGAGTGCGCCAAGGACGGCGACGTACGGGCCGTCATCCTCACCCACTCCGGCAACACGTTCTGCGCCGGAGCGGACCTGCGCGACCCGCCCCACCCCGACGCCCTGGTCCACGTGCTGCGGCAGATCGTCGAACTGCGCAAACCCGTCGTGGCCAGGGTGACCGGACACGTCCGCGCGGGCGGGCTGGGGCTGCTCACCGCGTGCGACATCGCGGCCGCGTCCGCCGCGTCCAGCTTCGCGTTCACCGAGGTACGGATCGGGGTCGCGCCGGCCGTCATCTCCCTCCCGGTGATCCCGCGCGCCGACCCGCGCGCCCTCGCCCGCTACTACCTCACCGGCGAACGGTTCGACGCGGCCGAGGCCGCCCGCATCGGCCTCGTCACGGCGGCCGGGGACGACGTCGACGCCGTCCTCGCCCCCATCCTCGACGGACTGCGCCGATCGTCCCCGCAGGGCCTGGCCGAGACGAAACAGCTGCTCACGGCTAGGGTGCTGGAAGCCTTCGACCGGGACGCGGCGGATCTCACCGCGCTCTCGGCCCGGCTGTTCTCCTCCGCGCAGGCGCGTGAGGGGATGACGGCTTTCCTGGAACGACGGGACCCCTCGTGGGTGATGTGA
- a CDS encoding 4-coumarate--CoA ligase family protein: MFRSEYADVPAVELPIHEAVLGRAAEFGDHPALIDGTDGTTLTYGQLDRFHRRIAAALAEAGVRKGDVLALHSPNTVAFPTAFYAATRAGATVTTVHPLATPEEFAKQLRDSAARWIVTVSPLLESARRAAELAGGIREIFVCDNASGHRSLLDLIASDAPEPDVFTDPVEDIAVLPYSSGTTGIPKGVMLTHRQIATNLAQLEPAVTAGPGERILAVLPFFHIYGLTALMNAPLRNGATVVVLPRFDLETFLAAIENHRITGLYVAPPIVLALAKHPAVARYDLSSLRYIISAAAPLDAQLAAACSERLGLPPVGQAYGMTELSPGTHVVPLDAMHQAPPGTVGKLIAGTEMRVVSLDDPDKDVAGGEPGEILIRGPQVMKGYLGRPEATADMIDADGWLHTGDVGHVDADGWLFVVDRVKELIKYKGFQVAPAELEALLLTHPGIADAAVIGVYNEDNNEVPHAHVVRQPTAGDLTEDEVMAYVAERVAPYKRVRQVTFIDGVPRAASGKILRRELRDLRGPLEPRELRERK, encoded by the coding sequence GTGTTCCGCAGCGAGTACGCAGACGTCCCGGCCGTCGAACTCCCCATCCACGAGGCCGTTCTGGGCCGGGCCGCCGAGTTCGGCGACCATCCCGCCCTGATCGACGGCACCGACGGCACCACCCTCACGTACGGACAACTGGACCGGTTCCACCGGCGCATCGCCGCCGCCCTCGCCGAGGCGGGGGTACGCAAGGGCGACGTCCTCGCCCTGCACAGCCCCAACACCGTCGCCTTCCCGACCGCCTTCTACGCCGCCACGCGCGCGGGTGCCACCGTCACCACCGTGCACCCGCTCGCCACGCCCGAGGAGTTCGCCAAGCAGCTGCGGGACTCGGCCGCCCGCTGGATCGTCACCGTCTCGCCGCTGCTGGAGTCGGCCCGCCGTGCCGCCGAACTCGCGGGCGGCATACGGGAGATATTCGTGTGCGACAACGCGTCCGGACACCGCTCCCTGCTCGACCTGATCGCCTCCGACGCGCCCGAGCCGGACGTCTTCACCGACCCGGTCGAGGACATTGCCGTACTGCCCTACTCCTCGGGCACCACCGGCATCCCCAAGGGCGTGATGCTCACCCACCGGCAGATCGCCACCAACCTCGCCCAGCTCGAACCCGCCGTCACGGCCGGACCCGGCGAACGCATCCTCGCCGTCCTGCCCTTCTTCCACATCTACGGCCTCACCGCGCTCATGAACGCGCCCCTGCGCAATGGCGCCACCGTCGTCGTGCTGCCCCGCTTCGACCTGGAGACGTTCCTCGCGGCCATCGAGAACCACCGCATCACCGGCCTGTACGTCGCCCCGCCGATCGTCCTCGCCCTCGCCAAGCACCCGGCCGTCGCCCGCTACGACCTGTCCTCCCTGCGGTACATCATCAGCGCCGCCGCGCCCCTGGACGCCCAGCTCGCCGCCGCCTGCTCCGAGCGGCTGGGCCTGCCGCCGGTCGGCCAGGCCTACGGCATGACGGAACTCTCGCCCGGCACGCATGTCGTTCCGCTCGACGCCATGCACCAGGCACCTCCCGGCACGGTCGGCAAGCTCATAGCGGGCACCGAGATGCGCGTCGTCTCCCTCGACGACCCCGACAAGGACGTCGCCGGCGGTGAGCCCGGCGAGATCCTCATCCGCGGACCCCAGGTCATGAAGGGCTACCTGGGCCGCCCCGAGGCCACCGCCGACATGATCGACGCCGACGGCTGGCTGCACACCGGTGACGTCGGCCATGTGGACGCCGACGGCTGGCTGTTCGTCGTCGACCGCGTGAAGGAACTCATCAAGTACAAGGGCTTCCAGGTGGCACCAGCCGAGCTGGAGGCGCTGCTCCTCACGCATCCCGGCATCGCCGACGCCGCCGTCATCGGCGTCTACAACGAGGACAACAACGAAGTCCCGCACGCCCACGTCGTGCGCCAGCCCACCGCCGGGGACCTCACCGAGGACGAGGTCATGGCGTACGTCGCCGAACGCGTCGCCCCTTACAAGCGCGTCCGGCAGGTCACCTTCATCGACGGCGTGCCCAGGGCCGCCTCCGGCAAGATCCTCCGCCGGGAACTGCGGGATCTGCGGGGACCGCTGGAACCGCGCGAACTCAGGGAGCGGAAGTGA
- a CDS encoding acyl-CoA dehydrogenase family protein has product MSPVTESDEHKALRAAVAALGKRYGREYLARVVAEGAQPTELWAEAAKLGYLGVNLPEEYGGGGGGIAELSIVLEELGAAGCPLLMLVVSPAICGTVISRFGTEEQKRAWLPGLADGTRLMAFGITEPDAGSNSHRITTTARRDGDTGDWLLSGRKVFISGVDHADAVLIVGRTEDARTGSLKPCLFIVPRDAEGFQRRQIDMELHGAEKQFELVLDDVRLPADALVGDEDAGLLQLFAGLNPERIMTAAFAIGMGRYALSRAIEYARDRTVWKTPIGAHQAIAHPLAQAHIDLELARLMMQKGAHLYDAGDDIGAGEAANMAKYAAGEACVKAVDQAVHTLGGNGLTREFGLASLITAARVARIAPVSREMILNYVSHQSLGLPKSY; this is encoded by the coding sequence ATGAGCCCTGTCACCGAATCCGACGAACACAAAGCGCTGCGGGCGGCCGTCGCCGCCCTCGGCAAGCGCTACGGCCGCGAATACCTCGCCCGCGTCGTCGCCGAAGGCGCCCAGCCCACCGAGCTCTGGGCGGAAGCCGCCAAGCTCGGCTACCTCGGCGTGAACCTCCCCGAGGAGTACGGCGGCGGAGGCGGTGGCATCGCCGAGCTCTCCATCGTCCTCGAAGAACTGGGCGCCGCCGGCTGTCCTCTCCTCATGCTCGTCGTCTCGCCCGCCATCTGCGGCACCGTCATCTCCCGCTTCGGCACCGAGGAACAGAAGCGCGCCTGGCTCCCCGGACTCGCCGACGGCACCCGGCTCATGGCCTTCGGCATCACCGAGCCCGACGCCGGCTCCAACTCCCACCGCATCACCACGACGGCACGCAGGGACGGTGACACCGGGGACTGGCTGTTGAGCGGCCGCAAGGTGTTCATCTCCGGCGTCGACCACGCCGACGCCGTCCTGATCGTCGGCCGTACCGAGGACGCCCGCACCGGCAGCCTCAAGCCCTGCCTGTTCATCGTCCCGCGCGACGCCGAAGGCTTCCAGCGGCGGCAGATCGACATGGAACTGCACGGAGCGGAGAAGCAGTTCGAGCTGGTCCTCGACGACGTACGACTGCCCGCCGACGCGCTCGTCGGCGACGAGGACGCGGGGCTGCTCCAGCTCTTCGCCGGGCTCAACCCCGAGCGGATCATGACGGCCGCGTTCGCGATCGGCATGGGGCGCTACGCCCTGTCCAGGGCGATCGAGTACGCCCGCGACCGCACCGTCTGGAAGACCCCGATCGGCGCCCACCAGGCCATCGCCCACCCCCTCGCGCAGGCGCACATCGACCTCGAACTGGCCCGCCTGATGATGCAGAAGGGCGCCCACCTCTACGACGCCGGGGACGACATCGGCGCCGGTGAGGCCGCCAACATGGCCAAGTACGCGGCCGGAGAGGCCTGCGTGAAGGCCGTGGACCAGGCCGTGCACACCCTCGGCGGCAACGGGCTCACGCGCGAGTTCGGACTCGCCTCGTTGATAACGGCGGCGCGCGTGGCTCGTATAGCACCGGTGAGCCGGGAGATGATTCTCAACTACGTTTCCCACCAGTCCCTCGGCCTGCCCAAGTCGTACTAG
- a CDS encoding acetyl/propionyl/methylcrotonyl-CoA carboxylase subunit alpha — MISTLLVANRGEIACRIFRTCGELGIRTVAVHSDADEHALHARVADTAVRLPGATPAETYLRGDLIVKAAVAAGADAVHPGYGFLSENPDFARAVLDAGLVWIGPSPEAIEAMASKTRAKELMGIEPLREVTAADLPVLVKAAAGGGGRGMRIVRALEELGGALESARAEAASAFGDGEVFVEPYVERGRHVEVQVLADTHGTVWTLGTRDCSLQRRHQKVIEEAPAPGLNPELTVELYEMAGHAARAVDYVGAGTVEFLVADGRAHFLEMNTRLQVEHPVTEAVFGLDLVAEQIRIAEGHALATDPPGARGHAIEARLYAEDPSRDWAPQTGTLHHLAVPDGVRLDTGYTGGDDIGVHYDPMLAKTVAHAPTRAEALRRLSGALERARIHGPVTNRELLVRSLRHPEFTAARMDTGFYDRHLADLAEPAPDPYAPLAAALADAHGRSRFGGWRNLSSQPQIKRYLMAGAEHEARYRHTRDGLTADGVRVVHADACLVVLEADGVRRKFDVARHGDRVYVNATALTALPRFPEPTEHHAPGSLLAPMPGTVVRIADGLAVGAAVRAGDPLIWLEAMKMQHRITAPASGTLSALHAKPGQQVEPGMLLAVVQET, encoded by the coding sequence ATGATTTCGACTCTGCTGGTCGCCAACCGGGGCGAGATCGCCTGCCGGATCTTCCGCACCTGCGGTGAGTTGGGAATCCGGACGGTCGCCGTGCACTCCGACGCCGACGAGCACGCCCTCCACGCGCGCGTGGCCGACACGGCGGTACGGCTGCCGGGTGCGACGCCCGCCGAGACGTATCTGCGCGGCGACCTGATCGTGAAGGCGGCCGTCGCGGCCGGCGCGGACGCCGTGCACCCCGGCTACGGCTTCCTCTCCGAGAACCCCGACTTCGCGCGCGCCGTCCTCGACGCGGGACTGGTCTGGATCGGCCCGTCCCCGGAGGCGATCGAGGCGATGGCGTCCAAGACGCGTGCCAAGGAGCTGATGGGGATCGAGCCGTTGCGCGAGGTCACCGCGGCCGATCTGCCCGTGCTGGTGAAGGCGGCCGCGGGCGGTGGCGGGCGCGGGATGCGGATCGTACGCGCCCTGGAGGAGCTCGGCGGCGCGCTGGAGAGCGCACGCGCCGAGGCCGCGAGCGCCTTCGGGGACGGCGAGGTCTTCGTCGAGCCCTATGTGGAGCGCGGCCGCCATGTCGAGGTGCAGGTCCTCGCCGACACCCACGGCACCGTCTGGACGCTCGGCACCCGCGACTGCTCCCTCCAGCGCCGCCACCAGAAGGTGATCGAGGAGGCACCGGCACCGGGTTTGAATCCCGAACTGACTGTCGAGCTGTACGAGATGGCCGGCCACGCCGCCCGCGCGGTCGACTACGTGGGCGCCGGCACCGTCGAGTTCCTCGTCGCCGACGGCAGGGCCCACTTCCTGGAGATGAACACCCGCCTCCAGGTCGAACACCCCGTCACGGAGGCGGTGTTCGGGCTCGACCTGGTCGCCGAGCAGATCCGGATCGCCGAGGGTCATGCCCTCGCCACGGATCCGCCGGGTGCGCGCGGCCACGCGATCGAGGCCCGCCTCTACGCCGAGGACCCGTCCCGCGACTGGGCCCCGCAGACCGGCACCCTGCACCACCTCGCCGTACCGGACGGCGTCCGCCTCGACACCGGCTACACCGGCGGCGACGACATCGGCGTCCACTACGACCCGATGCTCGCCAAGACCGTCGCCCACGCCCCCACACGCGCGGAGGCCCTGCGCAGGCTCTCCGGCGCCCTGGAGCGGGCGCGGATCCACGGCCCCGTCACCAACCGCGAGCTGCTGGTCCGCTCCCTGCGGCACCCGGAGTTCACGGCGGCCCGCATGGACACCGGCTTCTACGACCGCCACCTCGCCGACCTGGCCGAGCCCGCCCCCGACCCGTACGCGCCCCTCGCCGCCGCCCTCGCCGACGCCCACGGCCGCTCCCGCTTCGGCGGCTGGCGCAACCTGTCCTCCCAGCCGCAGATCAAGCGCTATCTGATGGCGGGCGCGGAGCACGAGGCCCGGTACCGGCACACCAGGGACGGCCTCACCGCGGACGGCGTCCGGGTCGTGCACGCCGACGCGTGTCTCGTCGTACTCGAAGCGGACGGCGTGCGGAGGAAGTTCGATGTCGCCCGCCACGGCGACCGGGTGTACGTCAACGCGACCGCCCTCACCGCCCTGCCCCGCTTCCCCGAACCGACCGAACACCACGCCCCCGGCTCGCTGCTCGCCCCCATGCCCGGCACGGTCGTCCGTATCGCCGACGGCCTGGCCGTGGGGGCCGCCGTACGCGCGGGGGACCCCCTGATCTGGCTGGAGGCGATGAAGATGCAGCACCGGATCACCGCACCGGCCTCCGGCACGCTCAGCGCCCTGCACGCGAAACCCGGTCAGCAGGTGGAGCCCGGCATGTTGCTCGCGGTAGTGCAGGAAACCTAG
- a CDS encoding acyl-CoA carboxylase subunit beta has translation MTVLSSALDRNGQDYRANREAMLAKLADLDAEHAKALAGGGEKYVQRHRGRGKLLARERIELLLDPDTPFLELSPLAAWGSDYAVGASLVTGIGVVEGVECLITANDPTVRGGASNPWSLKKALRANDIALANRLPCISLVESGGADLPSQKEIFIPGGAIFRDLTRLSAAGIPTVAVVFGNSTAGGAYVPGMSDHVIMVKERAKVFLGGPPLVKMATGEESDDESLGGAEMHARVSGLADYFAVDEQDALRQARRVVARLNHRKAYDDPGPVAPPKYDPEELLGIVPGDLKIPFDPREVIARVVDASDFDEFKPLYGTSLATGWASLHGYPVGILANAQGVLFSEESQKAAQFIQLANQRDIPLLFLHNTTGYMVGKEYEQGGIIKHGAMMINAVSNSRVPHLSVLMGASYGAGHYGMCGRAYDPRFLFAWPSAKSAVMGPQQLAGVLSIVARQSAVAKGQPYDEDADAALRAMVEQQIESESLPMFLSGRLYDDGVIDPRDTRTVLGLCLSAIHTASYEGARGGFGVFRM, from the coding sequence TTGACCGTCCTCTCCTCCGCCCTGGACCGCAACGGCCAGGACTACCGGGCGAACCGCGAGGCCATGCTCGCCAAGCTCGCCGACCTCGACGCCGAGCACGCCAAGGCGCTCGCGGGCGGCGGTGAGAAGTACGTCCAGCGGCACCGGGGGCGTGGCAAGCTGCTCGCGCGCGAGCGCATCGAGCTGCTCCTGGACCCGGACACACCGTTCTTGGAGCTGTCGCCGCTGGCCGCCTGGGGCAGCGACTACGCCGTGGGCGCCTCTCTCGTCACCGGTATCGGGGTGGTCGAGGGCGTCGAGTGCCTGATCACCGCAAACGACCCGACCGTGCGCGGCGGCGCCAGCAACCCCTGGAGCCTGAAGAAGGCGCTGCGGGCCAACGACATCGCGCTCGCCAACCGGCTGCCCTGCATCAGCCTGGTCGAGTCCGGGGGCGCCGATCTGCCCTCCCAGAAGGAGATCTTCATCCCCGGAGGCGCCATCTTCCGGGACCTGACCCGGCTGTCCGCCGCCGGAATCCCCACCGTCGCCGTCGTCTTCGGGAACTCGACCGCCGGTGGCGCCTACGTCCCCGGTATGTCCGACCACGTGATCATGGTCAAGGAGCGCGCGAAGGTGTTCCTGGGCGGGCCGCCGCTGGTGAAGATGGCGACCGGCGAGGAGAGCGACGACGAGTCCCTGGGCGGCGCCGAGATGCACGCGCGCGTGTCCGGGCTCGCGGACTACTTCGCCGTGGACGAGCAGGACGCGCTGCGGCAGGCGCGGCGCGTGGTCGCCCGCCTCAACCACCGCAAGGCGTACGACGATCCGGGCCCGGTGGCCCCGCCGAAGTACGACCCGGAGGAGCTGCTCGGCATCGTCCCCGGCGATCTGAAGATCCCCTTCGACCCGCGCGAGGTCATCGCCCGTGTCGTCGACGCCTCCGACTTCGACGAGTTCAAGCCGTTGTACGGGACGAGCCTCGCCACCGGCTGGGCGTCCCTGCACGGCTATCCGGTGGGCATCCTCGCCAATGCGCAGGGCGTCCTGTTCAGCGAGGAGTCGCAGAAGGCCGCCCAGTTCATCCAGCTCGCCAACCAGCGCGACATCCCGCTGCTCTTCCTGCACAACACCACCGGCTACATGGTCGGCAAGGAGTATGAGCAGGGCGGGATCATCAAGCACGGCGCGATGATGATCAACGCGGTCTCCAACTCGCGCGTGCCGCACCTGTCCGTGCTCATGGGCGCCTCCTACGGGGCCGGGCACTACGGCATGTGCGGCCGGGCCTACGACCCGCGCTTCCTGTTCGCCTGGCCCAGCGCCAAGTCCGCCGTCATGGGCCCGCAGCAGCTCGCCGGCGTGCTGTCGATCGTCGCCCGGCAGTCGGCGGTCGCCAAGGGGCAGCCGTACGACGAGGACGCCGACGCGGCCCTGCGCGCCATGGTGGAGCAGCAGATCGAGTCCGAGTCGCTGCCGATGTTCCTGTCCGGGCGGCTGTACGACGACGGCGTCATCGATCCGCGCGACACCCGCACCGTTCTCGGCCTGTGTCTGTCCGCCATCCACACCGCGTCCTACGAGGGCGCGCGGGGTGGCTTCGGCGTCTTCCGGATGTGA